In Bradyrhizobium sp. CCBAU 051011, the following are encoded in one genomic region:
- a CDS encoding TRAP transporter large permease subunit yields MAHAELSEGIGGEVGQSPPRRRPLLASIEHALGVLVELPAALLVIAEIMILFAGVVARYALHQPLIWSDELASILFLWLAMLGAAVAFRRAEHMRMTAVVASAKPAMRAYLDLVATSAALAFLILIAWPAYEYAYEESYITTPALQISNIWRAAALPVGIALMAMFALLRLARASNFRTVLAAILSVALVIGIFWLIRGSLKPLGNLNLIIFFVGVAGFCVFAGVPIAFGFGLATYGYLALTTGTPLMVLVGRMDEGMSHLILLSVPLFVFLGLLIEMTGMARAMVAFLASLLGHVRGGLHYVLVGAMYLVSGISGSKAADMAAVAPVLFPEMKARGAKPGDLVALLSATGAQTETIPPSLVLITIGSVTGVSIAALFTGGLLPGLVLAITLSALVWWRYRNEDLRHVTRASAGEIVRAFAIALPAIALPFVIRYAVVEGIATATEVSTIGIVYAFIVGFFVYGLLIYRNFDWRRIVPMLVETAGLSGAILLIIGCATGMAWGLTQSGFSRTLAAAMTGLPGGSSTFIAVSIVAFVILGSVLEGIPAIVLFGPLLFPIARTVGVHEVHYAMIVILAMGIGLFAPPFGVGYYAACAIGRVDPAEGIRPIWGYLLALMVGLIIVAIFPWISIGFL; encoded by the coding sequence GTGAGGGCATTGGCGGCGAGGTGGGTCAGTCCCCTCCTCGCCGCCGACCGTTGCTGGCGTCGATCGAACACGCCCTGGGAGTGCTGGTCGAGCTTCCGGCCGCGCTTCTGGTCATAGCCGAGATCATGATCCTGTTTGCAGGCGTGGTGGCGCGCTATGCGCTGCACCAGCCGTTGATCTGGTCGGACGAACTCGCCTCGATCCTGTTCCTGTGGCTTGCCATGCTGGGTGCCGCGGTCGCATTCCGCCGCGCCGAGCACATGCGGATGACGGCGGTGGTCGCCAGCGCGAAGCCCGCCATGCGCGCTTATCTCGATCTGGTGGCGACGTCGGCGGCGCTGGCGTTTCTCATTCTGATCGCCTGGCCGGCCTACGAATACGCCTACGAGGAAAGCTACATCACCACGCCGGCGCTGCAGATCAGCAATATCTGGCGCGCCGCAGCGCTGCCGGTCGGCATTGCCCTGATGGCGATGTTTGCGCTGCTGCGGCTGGCCCGCGCGAGCAATTTTCGCACGGTGCTGGCCGCGATCCTCTCGGTGGCGCTGGTCATCGGGATATTCTGGCTGATCAGGGGCTCGCTCAAGCCGCTCGGCAACCTCAACCTGATCATCTTCTTTGTCGGCGTCGCCGGCTTCTGCGTGTTCGCCGGCGTGCCGATCGCGTTCGGCTTTGGTCTGGCGACCTATGGCTATCTGGCGCTGACCACGGGCACGCCGCTGATGGTGCTGGTCGGCCGCATGGACGAGGGCATGAGCCACCTCATTCTGCTGTCGGTGCCCCTCTTCGTCTTCCTCGGTCTCTTGATCGAGATGACGGGCATGGCGCGCGCCATGGTGGCGTTCCTGGCAAGTCTCCTGGGCCATGTCCGCGGCGGACTGCATTACGTGCTGGTCGGGGCGATGTATCTGGTCTCGGGCATCTCGGGCTCCAAGGCTGCCGACATGGCCGCCGTGGCGCCGGTGTTGTTTCCGGAAATGAAGGCGCGGGGCGCCAAGCCGGGCGATCTGGTCGCCCTCCTCTCCGCGACGGGCGCACAGACCGAAACCATCCCGCCGAGCCTGGTGCTGATTACCATCGGTTCGGTCACCGGTGTGTCGATCGCGGCGCTGTTCACCGGTGGCCTGTTGCCGGGCCTGGTGTTGGCGATCACGCTGTCGGCGCTGGTGTGGTGGCGCTACCGGAACGAGGACCTGCGGCATGTCACGCGGGCGAGCGCCGGCGAGATCGTCCGCGCGTTTGCCATCGCCCTGCCCGCTATCGCGCTGCCGTTCGTGATCCGCTACGCGGTGGTCGAGGGTATCGCGACCGCGACCGAGGTTTCCACCATCGGCATCGTCTATGCCTTCATCGTCGGCTTTTTTGTCTACGGCCTCCTGATCTACCGCAATTTCGACTGGCGGCGGATCGTGCCGATGCTAGTCGAGACCGCGGGCCTGTCGGGCGCGATCCTGCTGATCATCGGCTGCGCCACCGGCATGGCCTGGGGTCTCACGCAGTCCGGCTTTTCGCGGACGCTGGCGGCCGCCATGACCGGCCTGCCCGGCGGCTCGTCGACATTCATTGCGGTCTCGATCGTGGCCTTCGTGATCCTGGGCAGCGTGCTCGAGGGCATTCCGGCGATCGTGCTGTTCGGGCCTTTGCTGTTTCCGATCGCCCGCACGGTGGGCGTGCACGAGGTCCACTATGCGATGATCGTGATCCTCGCGATGGGTATCGGGTTATTCGCGCCGCCCTTCGGAGTAGGCTATTATGCGGCGTGCGCCATCGGACGCGTCGATCCGGCCGAAGGTATCCGGCCGATCTGGGGCTACCTCTTGGCGCTGATGGTCGGCCTGATTATCGTGGCGATCTTCCCGTGGATTTCCATCGGGTTCTTGTAA
- a CDS encoding acyl-CoA synthetase, protein MSAAQNQYSIGLDKTPANYVPLTPLSFLARSAAVYPDHVSTVYEGRSFTWAETYARCRRFASWLAGRGIGNGDTVAVMLPNVPAMNEVHFAVPMAGAVLNALNIRLDAPSIAFQLDHGGAKIILVDPEFSGVIAEALTLMQGPKPFVVDVDDAAFAGGKRIGEIEYEAAVAAGDPGFVARLPGDEWDAIALSYTSGTTGNPKGVVTHHRGAYLNAVSNILAGNLGQHPVYLWTLPMFHCNGWCFPWTVAASAGINVCLRKVDPAKIFELIPKHGVTHMCGAPIVYNTLINAPGAPKGNAARPVVGLIAGAAPPVAVLEGAESIGIKLTHVYGLTEVYGPASVCAEQPGWDELPADQRAQMKRRQGVPYPLEEAVTVLDPETMQEVPRDGETIGEVMFRGNIVMKGYLKNEKATQEAFAGGWFHTGDLGVLDEHGYVIIKDRSKDIIISGGENISSVEVEDVLYKHPAVLFAAVVAKPDSKWGEVPCAFVELKEGAKATEAEIIAFCRSHMSGFKTPKAVVFGVIPKTSTGKIQKFMLRNQVDSAKAISA, encoded by the coding sequence ATGAGCGCAGCCCAGAACCAGTATTCCATCGGATTGGACAAGACCCCGGCAAACTATGTGCCGCTGACGCCTTTGAGCTTCCTCGCCCGCAGCGCCGCCGTCTATCCGGATCATGTCAGCACCGTCTATGAAGGCCGCAGCTTCACCTGGGCCGAGACCTACGCGCGGTGCCGGCGTTTTGCGTCATGGCTCGCCGGACGAGGTATCGGCAACGGCGATACGGTAGCAGTGATGCTGCCGAACGTCCCGGCGATGAACGAGGTGCATTTCGCGGTCCCGATGGCGGGTGCCGTGCTGAACGCGCTGAACATCCGGCTCGACGCACCCTCGATTGCCTTCCAGCTCGACCATGGTGGCGCGAAAATCATCCTCGTCGATCCGGAATTCTCTGGCGTGATTGCGGAAGCGCTGACGCTGATGCAGGGGCCGAAACCGTTCGTCGTCGATGTCGACGACGCGGCTTTTGCCGGCGGCAAGCGGATTGGTGAGATTGAGTACGAGGCGGCAGTTGCGGCGGGCGATCCCGGCTTCGTCGCGCGGCTGCCCGGCGATGAATGGGACGCGATTGCGCTAAGCTATACTTCCGGCACCACTGGCAACCCGAAGGGCGTCGTCACCCACCACCGCGGCGCCTATCTCAACGCCGTCAGCAACATCCTGGCCGGCAATCTCGGCCAGCATCCGGTGTATCTCTGGACGTTGCCGATGTTCCACTGCAATGGCTGGTGCTTCCCATGGACGGTCGCGGCCTCCGCCGGCATCAACGTCTGCCTGCGCAAAGTCGATCCGGCCAAGATCTTCGAATTGATACCCAAACACGGCGTCACCCACATGTGCGGTGCGCCGATCGTCTACAACACGCTGATCAACGCGCCCGGTGCGCCCAAGGGCAACGCCGCGCGCCCCGTCGTCGGATTGATCGCAGGTGCTGCGCCGCCGGTCGCCGTGCTCGAGGGCGCCGAAAGCATCGGCATCAAGCTGACGCATGTGTACGGCCTGACCGAGGTCTATGGCCCCGCCTCCGTCTGCGCCGAGCAGCCGGGCTGGGACGAACTCCCCGCCGACCAGCGCGCGCAGATGAAGCGCCGGCAGGGCGTGCCCTACCCCCTGGAAGAAGCCGTCACGGTGCTCGACCCCGAGACCATGCAGGAGGTGCCGCGCGACGGGGAAACCATCGGCGAGGTGATGTTCCGCGGCAATATCGTGATGAAGGGCTATCTGAAGAACGAGAAGGCGACGCAAGAAGCCTTCGCCGGCGGCTGGTTTCACACCGGCGATCTCGGCGTGCTCGACGAGCACGGCTACGTCATCATCAAAGACCGCTCCAAGGACATCATCATATCAGGCGGTGAGAACATCTCCTCCGTCGAGGTCGAAGATGTCCTCTACAAGCACCCGGCCGTGCTGTTCGCGGCTGTGGTCGCAAAACCCGATTCCAAATGGGGCGAGGTGCCCTGCGCCTTCGTCGAATTGAAGGAAGGCGCCAAGGCGACGGAAGCCGAGATCATCGCCTTCTGCCGCAGCCACATGTCGGGCTTCAAGACGCCGAAGGCGGTGGTGTTCGGAGTTATCCCGAAGACCTCCACCGGCAAGATCCAGAAGTTCATGCTGCGCAACCAGGTGGATTCGGCGAAAGCGATTTCGGCCTGA
- a CDS encoding DUF2199 domain-containing protein, translating into MNDDFDLANDPRWRRLWDRPWSCGVCGETHHGLIDLACGNPAQWPGTEDKAPNSALDLSGNFLSEDFCVLDGQHFFVRAVLELPIRGGSDQPFGFGVWTTLSRENFVRYVETFDRGEQDELGPWFGWFSNRLEGYPDTLNLKCQVHLVSGRQRPRVVLEPTDHPLAVEQRSGITFDRLLELYAISGHDIRSSLGD; encoded by the coding sequence ATGAATGACGATTTCGATTTGGCCAACGACCCGCGCTGGCGTCGGCTATGGGATCGGCCGTGGTCTTGTGGAGTCTGCGGCGAAACGCATCACGGCCTGATTGACCTGGCTTGCGGTAATCCCGCGCAATGGCCCGGTACTGAGGACAAGGCGCCCAACAGCGCGCTGGACCTCAGCGGCAACTTCCTCTCCGAGGATTTCTGCGTTCTGGACGGACAGCATTTCTTTGTGCGGGCGGTGCTCGAGCTGCCGATCCGAGGCGGCAGCGACCAACCATTCGGCTTCGGTGTGTGGACGACCCTGTCACGCGAGAATTTTGTGCGCTACGTCGAGACATTCGATAGGGGCGAACAGGACGAACTCGGCCCATGGTTCGGCTGGTTCTCCAATCGGCTTGAAGGATATCCCGATACGCTGAACCTCAAATGTCAGGTTCATCTAGTGAGCGGCCGACAGCGACCGCGTGTAGTGCTGGAACCCACCGACCATCCTCTTGCAGTCGAGCAGAGGAGCGGCATCACCTTTGACCGGCTGCTTGAGCTTTATGCCATCAGCGGCCATGACATAAGATCGTCGCTCGGCGACTGA
- a CDS encoding antibiotic biosynthesis monooxygenase: protein MIGLFFEVQTRPGHRDQYLDLAASLKPDLEAMGGCLFIDRFRSLTRENLLLSYQIWQDEGALTAWRAHARHHDVQTIGRERVFSDYRIRVAQVIHEAKPGQPIWQPERRTPYNDPARRKPTYILAAESKHATLPAETKWRRDAFTSVYRDEHFAHLIDLPNDQAGVEFGSRLFADPTVQYFRVFEVMRDYSMFERAEAPQYYPPVERASA from the coding sequence ATGATTGGCCTGTTCTTTGAAGTCCAGACGAGGCCAGGACACCGCGATCAATATCTCGATCTCGCGGCCTCGCTGAAGCCTGACCTTGAGGCGATGGGTGGCTGCCTCTTCATCGATCGCTTCAGGAGCTTGACGCGGGAGAACCTGCTGCTGTCCTACCAGATCTGGCAGGACGAGGGGGCGCTGACGGCGTGGCGGGCGCATGCGCGCCATCATGATGTCCAGACCATCGGCCGCGAGAGAGTCTTTTCGGACTATCGCATCCGCGTCGCGCAGGTCATCCACGAAGCAAAACCGGGGCAGCCGATCTGGCAGCCTGAGCGGCGCACTCCCTATAACGATCCGGCAAGGCGCAAGCCGACCTATATCCTCGCCGCTGAATCAAAGCATGCCACGCTACCGGCCGAGACCAAATGGCGCCGTGACGCTTTCACAAGCGTCTATCGTGACGAGCACTTTGCGCACCTGATCGATCTGCCAAATGACCAAGCAGGCGTCGAATTCGGCTCCCGCCTGTTTGCCGATCCGACGGTACAGTACTTTCGAGTCTTCGAAGTGATGCGCGACTACAGCATGTTCGAACGCGCTGAAGCGCCGCAATACTATCCGCCCGTGGAACGAGCATCAGCATAG
- a CDS encoding MBL fold metallo-hydrolase yields MTVTLTILGCGSSAGVPRPALGWGACDPNNPKNRRRRCSLLVERTGAHGTTRILIDTAPDLREQLIDANVDHIDAVYLTHEHADQTHGIDDLRSVVLHQRRRIPVYFNQSTAKDIMARFSYCFISPEGSDYPPILTRHSIEAGESHTTEGKGGPVKLSAFLVHHGRIPALGFRVGAAAYTPDLHDIPEESWPALENLDLWIVDGLRYAGHPSHFSVNDALSWIERFKPKQAVITNMHSDLDYEVLRQSLPDGVIPAYDGMRLELG; encoded by the coding sequence ATGACGGTGACGCTGACGATCCTTGGCTGTGGATCCTCCGCCGGCGTGCCGCGTCCGGCGCTCGGCTGGGGTGCCTGCGATCCCAACAATCCCAAAAATCGCCGCCGCCGCTGCTCGCTGCTGGTCGAGCGTACCGGCGCGCACGGCACCACGCGGATCTTGATCGACACCGCGCCCGACCTGCGCGAGCAATTGATCGACGCCAATGTCGATCACATTGACGCGGTGTACCTGACGCATGAACACGCCGACCAGACCCACGGCATCGACGATCTGCGTTCGGTCGTGCTGCACCAGCGCCGGCGCATTCCCGTCTACTTCAACCAGTCGACCGCCAAAGACATCATGGCGCGGTTCTCCTATTGCTTCATCTCGCCGGAAGGCAGCGACTATCCGCCGATCCTGACGCGCCATTCGATCGAAGCCGGCGAGAGTCATACCACCGAAGGGAAGGGCGGCCCGGTCAAACTGTCCGCCTTTCTGGTTCATCACGGCAGGATTCCGGCGCTGGGATTCCGCGTCGGAGCCGCCGCCTACACGCCCGACCTGCACGACATTCCCGAGGAGAGCTGGCCCGCGCTCGAAAATCTCGATCTGTGGATCGTCGATGGACTGCGCTATGCCGGTCATCCCAGCCATTTCAGCGTCAACGATGCGCTGTCATGGATCGAGCGCTTCAAGCCGAAGCAGGCCGTGATCACCAACATGCATTCGGACCTCGATTATGAGGTGTTGCGGCAGAGCCTGCCGGATGGCGTAATTCCGGCCTATGATGGGATGCGGCTGGAGCTCGGCTAG
- a CDS encoding TatD family hydrolase: MLIDSHCHLDFPDFAEDLDAIVARAETAGIGRIVTISTRVKRLGELLAIAERFPNVYCSVGTHPHNADEEDGIPASELIELTKHPKVVALGEAGLDYFYEHGSREAQERGFRAHITAARATGLPLVIHTREADEDCGRILEDEIAKGPFRAVLHCYTGGRELAMKAIGLGLSISFTGILTFKKSEALRELAAELPADRIMVETDSPYLAPGKFRGKRNEPSYVVEVAKVLAETRGVSLEEISRQTTENFFHLFSKVPAAKATA, encoded by the coding sequence ATGCTCATCGACAGCCATTGCCATCTCGACTTCCCGGATTTTGCCGAGGATCTCGATGCCATCGTCGCGCGCGCCGAGACGGCGGGGATCGGCCGCATCGTCACGATTTCGACCCGGGTGAAGCGGCTCGGCGAGTTGCTCGCCATCGCCGAGCGGTTTCCCAACGTCTATTGCTCGGTCGGCACCCATCCGCACAACGCCGATGAGGAAGACGGCATCCCTGCCAGCGAACTGATCGAATTGACGAAGCATCCGAAGGTCGTGGCGCTGGGGGAGGCGGGGCTGGACTACTTCTATGAGCACGGCTCGCGCGAGGCGCAGGAGCGTGGCTTTCGCGCGCATATCACAGCGGCACGGGCGACGGGCCTCCCGCTGGTGATCCATACCCGCGAAGCCGACGAGGATTGCGGCCGCATCCTTGAAGACGAGATTGCCAAGGGGCCGTTCCGCGCTGTGCTGCATTGCTACACCGGCGGGCGCGAACTGGCGATGAAGGCGATTGGTCTGGGCCTTTCGATCTCTTTCACGGGCATCCTGACCTTCAAGAAGTCCGAAGCGTTGCGCGAGCTCGCGGCTGAACTGCCGGCCGATCGCATCATGGTCGAAACCGACTCGCCATATCTGGCGCCCGGCAAGTTTCGCGGCAAACGCAACGAGCCGTCTTACGTGGTTGAGGTCGCGAAGGTGCTGGCAGAGACACGCGGGGTATCGCTGGAGGAGATCTCGCGGCAAACGACGGAAAATTTCTTCCACCTGTTCTCCAAGGTGCCGGCGGCGAAGGCGACCGCATGA